One window of the Anomalospiza imberbis isolate Cuckoo-Finch-1a 21T00152 chromosome 12, ASM3175350v1, whole genome shotgun sequence genome contains the following:
- the HSBP1 gene encoding heat shock factor-binding protein 1 — MAETDPKSVQDLTAVVQTLLQQMQDKFQTMSDQIIGRIDDMSCRIDDLERNIADLMMQAGVEELEGENKTPASNKG; from the exons ATGGCCGAGACCGACCCCAAGAGCGTCCAGGACCTGACGGCCGTG GTGCAGACATTGCTCCAGCAAATGCAGGACAAGTTTCAAACCATGTCTGACCAAATAATTGGAAGAA TCGATGACATGAGCTGCCGCATCGATGACCTGGAGCGCAACATCGCCGACCTCATGATGCAGGCGGGCGTGGAGGAGCTCGAGGGAGAGAACAAGACCCCAGCTTCCAACAAGGGCTAA